The genomic segment AATGGTATGGGCGTTATGCCAATAAGGCTGTTTTGCAATGGTTGCGGGATGATTGGCATATCGATGTCTGGCGGGCGGCCCTCTACCTTACCGAAGGAGGCTACATTCAGAATCGCGCCCTGAAACAACGGGTAATCGATTCTATAGAGGCGGCCCGGGATCTGGGGCTATATGTGGTGGTCGATTGGCACGTCCTGCGGGAGGGAACGCCCCAGGCATATAAGAAGGATGCCCTAGAATTTTTTACTGAGATTGCTGCTACCTATGGGCATCTTCCTAATCTTATCTATGAAATATGTAACGAACCCAATGGGAAGGACGTCACTTGGAGCGGGGTGATAAAGCCCTATGCGGAAGAAGTAATCGCCCGAATCCGACAGTATGATCCGGATAACCTTATTATTGTAGGAACCCCTACCTGGAGTCAGGATGTGGATGTGGCTGCAGAGGATCCTATCACGGGCTGGTCCAACATCATGTATACCCTTCATTTTTATGCGGGAAGCCACGGAAAAGAGTTGCGGGATAAGGCAGAACGGGCTCTAGCTAAGGGATTACCCATTTTTGTTACCGAATGGGGCACTACTTTAGCAAGTGGTCATGAGGGGCCCTTTATCAAGGAAAGCGAAGAATGGCTTTCCTTTTTAAAGCGGCACTCTATTTCCTGGATTAATTGGTCTTTGAACAATAAAGGGGAAGATTCGGGACTTTTGGTGTACAACGCCGATCGGGAAGGGAAGGGTACCTGGAAAGAAGAAGACCTTTCTCCCTCGGGAAAATTCATACGAAAAATTTTGCGAAAGCGCCCATAGGCATGGGATCACCCGGTTTTGTTCACGGTGATGTGCGGCCTAGACATGAGTTCTTGAAAAAGCCCCCTCTATAAGGGAAGGGGCATGAGAGGCCCTCTTTCAAAAAGTCCTGAGGGATAGAAAGGGCTGTGCAAGCAACGGGCCCCTATTGCTTCAGGGATTAGTTTCTTGATAATTGCTTTCATACTTTGATCTTTGTTTTGACGGAGGGGGCTCTCTGTTTACAGAACATGCCCCCCTCTTTTTCTTGACCCCCATATGCCTGCCATGGTATGCTAAGAAGTATCGTCATGGAGGAGGGGACCTCCTATTCTTTTGTATCTCATAAACGGAGTTCGCCTTGTTTCTCAAAAGCCTGGAAATATTTGGTTTTAAATCCTTTGCAGATAGGACCCGCATCGAGTTTTCCGATGGAATCACGGCCCTGCTAGGCCCCAATGGTTGTGGTAAATCCAACGTGGTGGATGCCATCAAGTGGGTGCTGGGGGAACAAACCTCCAAGTCCCTGCGGGCCGAGAAAATGGAAGATGTCATTTTCAATGGGACAGAACATCGAAAACCCCTAAATGTGGCAGAGGTGACCATTACGCTGGCAAACGAGACAGGGGTGCTCCCCCTGGATGTGCCGGAAATCCAGATCAAACGACGGCTGTATCGGTCCGGTGAAAGCGAATACTACATCAATTCGGCGCCGGTAAAGCTCAAGGATATCCGGGAACTCTTCTGGGATACGGGGGTAGGCAAGGCGGCCTACTCGGTGATGGAACAGGGTAAGATCGATCAGATCCTTTCTTCAAAACCCGAGGAACGGCGGTATCTTTTTGAAGAGGCGGCGGGTATTACCCGCTACAAGGTCCGGGGAGCCGAGGCAGAACGGAAGCTCGAAAAGACCGAAGAAAACATGCGCCAGGTAGAAGGTATCTTGGGAGAAGTTAAGCGTTCCTACGATACCTTGAAAGTTCAAGCTGAAAAGACCTTACTGTACCGAAAACTTAAAGAAGAAATCTTTCAATATGAACTGGACATTCAACTGCTCCGGTTGCGACAGTTTATCAACGAGCGGGAAAGCAAAAAAGAGGCTGTGACAGAAACGACCCGTCAACGGGATGCACTTCAGGCAGAGTTGGATGCTATAAATCGGGCCCTGGAAGAAAACATGGATATGGTAAATTCCATGGAAGCCCAATTGGTACAGCATCAGAAAGAACTCTATGGTCTTGCGGTAGAAAAAAATGCAAAAGAAAAAGAAGCCCGGCTTCTTGCGGAGCAACGACAGCAAATTCTTGCAAAGATTACTCAGAACGAAGGACGGGAACGGGCTATTCAACTTAAAATAGAAGAGCTTTCTGATGATGCTCAGGAGCAGGATGGGGTTGTGCGGGACCTCCGAAAGCGCCTCGAAGAAATCGAAAAAAATATCACGACCTTTGAAGAAAATATTCAGCTTGCATCCCATCATATTGGAGAAAATGAAGAAGAGGTGCGCCGTTCGCAGGAAGCGATTCGATCCCATGAAGAAGAACGGCTCCGTCTGGAACAGGATCTCACGGCCTTAACCGATGATATTGTCCGGGCCCTGGATGAAGGACTCAAAGGGGCAGGCTATTCGGTGGCTGAACGGCGTCGCCTGGAAGAAGCTCTTGATGGAACCCTTAAAAAACTCAAAACCCATATAGAGGGGAAAAAACATATATTCCAGGATATGGTGCGCATGCTTACTGGCTATTCCCAGGGAACCCTGTCCTTATCTCCTCAGGATGGAGCGGCCATCGCCAAAACCCTGGAAGGGGCCTCTACAGATACAGAACAGGATGTAGCGGAGCTGGTCCAGCTTTTTGATGCTTACAAGAGGCTTACGCCAACCTTTATCGATGATTTTTTAGCCCCCGAAGGGATTATTACCCGAAAACGTCAACTGGATGAAAAAATAGGGGTCCTTAAGAGCCGGATTCAGGATCTTCAGAAAAAGATTGAAGACCTGCGGAAGGAAAATGATGGTCTGGGACTCAAAATCGAAGAATACCGAAAAACCCTGGAAGAACTCCGGCTAAGCCGGGTGCGCATGAGTACCCAGGCACAGGCGGCAGAGGAACAGGCCCGGCTCATCCGACGGGAACTGGCCGGTCAGGAGGGGCTTCTTAAGACAGTTCAGGATGAACTTTTCCTGGACCGAAAACGGCGGGATGAGATTCTTGAGCAACTGGAAGATGTGGAAGCGGATATCGCCGATATAGAGCGGCGGGGGCGCACCCTGGCAGAAGAACTGGATGCCCTGGAAAAAGATATCGCCCGGCGAAATGGAGATGTGGCGGGTAAGCAGGAACTGATAAAGAAAAAGGTTGCCGAGAAGGGGAAGATCCAGCAAAACCTGGAAAAGCAGCACCTCGAGCTTGCCCAGCTTGAAACGGAAATAAAGAATCTCCTGGATAACTTCCGGGAAACCCATTCCCGGGACCTTCTGGAATTTGAAGAGCGGATGTATACCATTACAGCTCCTCAGGCAGAACTGCGGGAGAAACTGGCCGGAGCGCGGAATGCTCTCAAAGAGCTTGGCCAGGTAAACCTGATGGCGCCAGAGGAATTCCAGGAAGTAAAAGAGCGCTACGATTTCTTAAGCAATCAGCTTGCGGATCTTGCCCGGGCCCGGGAGGACCTAGAACGGATTACCGCGGAAATCCGTTCTGAATCGTCGGAGCTCTTCCTTGCCACGTATAACCGCATCAAAAAGAACTTTCACAACATGTTCCGCCGTCTTTTTGGCGGTGGTCGGGCGGAACTCCGTCTTTCGGATCCCCACCATGTGCTTCAGTCGGGTATCGAAATATATGCTCAGCCGCCGGGGAAAAAACTCGAGAATATCAATCTCCTTTCGGGGGGTGAAAAATCCATGACGGCGGTGGCCCTGCTGTTTGCTACCTACATGGTCAAGCCTTCTCCCTTCTGTTTTCTGGACGAAATCGATGCGGCCCTGGATGAACAGAATGTGACCCGCTTTGTTCAGCTTTTAAAAGAGTTTGGCAGTACGAGTCAATTTATCGTAATTACCCATAATAAGAAAACCGTCACCGGAGCCAATACCCTTTTGGGGGTTACCATGGAAGAATCGGGGGTGACCAAGGTAATATCGGTGCGTCTGGAAAATGAAGAGGCCCGCCATCATCCCCGAGAAACCTTTGAGGAAACAGAATCCTTTGAAGAAGAAGATGTGGAAGAAGAGGTTGGTATGGAACTACCTCCGGGGATTGATGATCCTAGTAAAGTACGGGAAGAGGATCTTCGGCCCATTCGAGCTTCCAGGAATACCGTAGCGGAAAATGAGGGGCGGTGATACTATAGGAGTAATGAAAAGGTATTGGAACATATTCCCTCTTCTTATGGCGGGTGTTCTGGCCTGTAAGACGGTGCCCCCTGCCTCGCAAGAATCCCCTGGAGAAAAAGCGGAAGCCCCTTCCCCACAAGAGGTTTCTGTTTCTGCAGAGGCTAAGGCCCCTGGCCCAGAATCAGCCCTGGAAACACAGAAAACAGCTGGCCCGGACCTTTCTGAGGCCCCTCTTTTTTTAGGAGACCCCCCCATTCTGGTGGGGGAAGTGCCATCCCCGCCGGCATTCCCCGAACCTTCTGCCCCT from the Treponema sp. J25 genome contains:
- a CDS encoding glycoside hydrolase family 5 protein translates to MGMLRWLRWGVACVACIAFLVGCASTESKTPVERHGALRVEGTFLLNEQGKKIQLRGISSHGLQWYGRYANKAVLQWLRDDWHIDVWRAALYLTEGGYIQNRALKQRVIDSIEAARDLGLYVVVDWHVLREGTPQAYKKDALEFFTEIAATYGHLPNLIYEICNEPNGKDVTWSGVIKPYAEEVIARIRQYDPDNLIIVGTPTWSQDVDVAAEDPITGWSNIMYTLHFYAGSHGKELRDKAERALAKGLPIFVTEWGTTLASGHEGPFIKESEEWLSFLKRHSISWINWSLNNKGEDSGLLVYNADREGKGTWKEEDLSPSGKFIRKILRKRP
- a CDS encoding AAA family ATPase — translated: MFLKSLEIFGFKSFADRTRIEFSDGITALLGPNGCGKSNVVDAIKWVLGEQTSKSLRAEKMEDVIFNGTEHRKPLNVAEVTITLANETGVLPLDVPEIQIKRRLYRSGESEYYINSAPVKLKDIRELFWDTGVGKAAYSVMEQGKIDQILSSKPEERRYLFEEAAGITRYKVRGAEAERKLEKTEENMRQVEGILGEVKRSYDTLKVQAEKTLLYRKLKEEIFQYELDIQLLRLRQFINERESKKEAVTETTRQRDALQAELDAINRALEENMDMVNSMEAQLVQHQKELYGLAVEKNAKEKEARLLAEQRQQILAKITQNEGRERAIQLKIEELSDDAQEQDGVVRDLRKRLEEIEKNITTFEENIQLASHHIGENEEEVRRSQEAIRSHEEERLRLEQDLTALTDDIVRALDEGLKGAGYSVAERRRLEEALDGTLKKLKTHIEGKKHIFQDMVRMLTGYSQGTLSLSPQDGAAIAKTLEGASTDTEQDVAELVQLFDAYKRLTPTFIDDFLAPEGIITRKRQLDEKIGVLKSRIQDLQKKIEDLRKENDGLGLKIEEYRKTLEELRLSRVRMSTQAQAAEEQARLIRRELAGQEGLLKTVQDELFLDRKRRDEILEQLEDVEADIADIERRGRTLAEELDALEKDIARRNGDVAGKQELIKKKVAEKGKIQQNLEKQHLELAQLETEIKNLLDNFRETHSRDLLEFEERMYTITAPQAELREKLAGARNALKELGQVNLMAPEEFQEVKERYDFLSNQLADLARAREDLERITAEIRSESSELFLATYNRIKKNFHNMFRRLFGGGRAELRLSDPHHVLQSGIEIYAQPPGKKLENINLLSGGEKSMTAVALLFATYMVKPSPFCFLDEIDAALDEQNVTRFVQLLKEFGSTSQFIVITHNKKTVTGANTLLGVTMEESGVTKVISVRLENEEARHHPRETFEETESFEEEDVEEEVGMELPPGIDDPSKVREEDLRPIRASRNTVAENEGR